The DNA segment GGGGACCCGCTGGCTTTGCTGAGCTATACCCAGCCCGATCACGGAGACGCCACATCTCCCCGGATCGACGCCATCCAATACATACCGTTTCCGACCTTTGCGGGTGTGGACACCCTCGAGTACGTGGTTCGAGACCCCGCCGGCGGACTCGATACGGCACTGGTCGTGATCCGGGTGACGGAGGATGCAGGGAATCCACCACTCGCCATCACAACACGGGCGGACGCGGTATTGCGCGACACTCGTTTCACGGTCAACGTCGAGATCGGCAGTCCCGTGCTTCCCCTGGACGGGCTTCTCGGGGCAGCGGTTGAGCTTCGCTTCGATCCCGAGGTGCTCGCGGTGATTCCCGAGTCCATCGTACCGGGAGGGTTCATGGGGCGGGATTTGATAACGCTCGATCCTGTGCTGGATCCGCTCGAAGGCTCCCTGGCTCTGAGCGTGGCACGACGGCGTGACGATGCCGGCGTATCGGGCTCCGGCAGTATGGCGCGAATTTCCTTCGTCGTACTGCCCTCCGCCGCAGCCGGGCCGACGATAATCGACATCGTCGATGTGCTTGCCGTCGACACACTCGGTAATGAGATTGCTGTCACGCCCGTGGCGGGCGCCATCGAGATCGTGGAACCGCTGATTGTCTGGCCCGGGCGCACCGGGTTTGATTTGTTTGTCACATCCACGGACGTGTTTCCGATAGGCGACTGCTACGGGGTTTCAGGACCGACGCGGCCGGACGGCGTCGGCACGGCCTGGCAGCCCAGAGAAGTGATGTCGTGGTACTTCCCCGTCGGTGAATCGCGGTGCACCGCTCAGGCGGTGTCGGATCCGGCGACTGCGGATGCGAACGGAGACGGATTCATCGACGCACTGGACGTCGAAGCCATCAGCGATAACTTCGGCCTCTCACTGCCAACGGCACCGAAAGTCAGAGCGCGGACAACGGCTCCCGTCGATTCGTCATACGTTCCCATATCGCCCATCGGCGCCGAGTTCTCCCTCGACGTGACACTCGGCACCGCCGGAACCCCGGTCGCGAACCTGGTGGGTGTAGCTGCCAGTCTGACGCTAGATCCCGGAGTGCTGTCGCTTGCCGGAGTAGAGGGCGGTTCCTCTCTGGATGACGGCGACCTCCTGTCCTTCGAGCACTTCGATCCCGCCACCGGCGAGGTTGAGACGGCGCTCGTGCGCAAGAGAGGCTCCGAGCCCTTCAACGCCTCCGGGACGGTCATCAAGGTACGCGTGGAAGTAACGGCCCCGATGACGGAGCCGGCAAAGATCGTGCTGAGCAGCGTCCACACCAATGTGGAGGGAGCCGGAGTGGTCGCCGTGACCACCGAGCCGGCCGGCGTTTCAGAGCCTGTCGTCGTGTCGAACGGCGTTTCGGCGCAGCTCCCCGACCAACTCGGCGTGGCCTCTCTGTATCCAAATCCGGTCACTACGACCGCGACCGTAGGCGTAGAGGTTCCGGCAGCGGGTGATCTGAGGCTGACTCTGTTCGATGCGCTCGGGCGGCGGGTTGCCGTACCCTTCGCCGGTCGAGTGACTGCCGGACGATACACCCTGCCAGTCGATGCGAGCCATCTTCCGAGCGGTACGTACTTCCTGCGCCTCGAATCCGAGGGCCAACAGGTGACGGTTCCAATGGTGCACGTGCGGTGAGCTCCTGTCGGCAATCGCAACGCTACCGACTCGCGACCGACTGCCGGGTCAACATGCGTGAGCCCGTCGACACCCGACAGATCAATTCCCGCGTGGACGGGCCTCGTGTACCTCCCGTCACTCGCCCACTACACACTGGCCGTTGTGACCGAAGTGTGTGACGGTCTTGGCACGGTGCCGTGTGGTAGTATCCAGACCGCCACAATACATACCCAGCCGACGCGC comes from the Rhodothermales bacterium genome and includes:
- a CDS encoding T9SS type A sorting domain-containing protein, with the translated sequence SPNQRAKDRRFGLVDIRSGDQGANLDVYHFFRIQWPIAEDSITFVWNLPQGATAILQESVDEDDGEISRFMTVMAGFGSAVLTDSTVTDFRLAVTYDDVISTINVAPRAIDDIVSTLPNRPVTVFPLFNDEDDDGDPLALLSYTQPDHGDATSPRIDAIQYIPFPTFAGVDTLEYVVRDPAGGLDTALVVIRVTEDAGNPPLAITTRADAVLRDTRFTVNVEIGSPVLPLDGLLGAAVELRFDPEVLAVIPESIVPGGFMGRDLITLDPVLDPLEGSLALSVARRRDDAGVSGSGSMARISFVVLPSAAAGPTIIDIVDVLAVDTLGNEIAVTPVAGAIEIVEPLIVWPGRTGFDLFVTSTDVFPIGDCYGVSGPTRPDGVGTAWQPREVMSWYFPVGESRCTAQAVSDPATADANGDGFIDALDVEAISDNFGLSLPTAPKVRARTTAPVDSSYVPISPIGAEFSLDVTLGTAGTPVANLVGVAASLTLDPGVLSLAGVEGGSSLDDGDLLSFEHFDPATGEVETALVRKRGSEPFNASGTVIKVRVEVTAPMTEPAKIVLSSVHTNVEGAGVVAVTTEPAGVSEPVVVSNGVSAQLPDQLGVASLYPNPVTTTATVGVEVPAAGDLRLTLFDALGRRVAVPFAGRVTAGRYTLPVDASHLPSGTYFLRLESEGQQVTVPMVHVR